A genomic region of Manihot esculenta cultivar AM560-2 chromosome 15, M.esculenta_v8, whole genome shotgun sequence contains the following coding sequences:
- the LOC110602746 gene encoding sugar transport protein 8 has protein sequence MPAVVIASDGDMPEFEGKITFTVIVCVMIAACGGLMFGYDIGVSGNTLFFPLQYASVCMRTINGCFCYVEFAGGVTAMDDFLEKFFPAVYERKKHAHENNYCKYDNQFLQLFTSSLYIAALIASFFASRTCTKYGRKPTMQLASIFFVIGVALSALGVNIEMVIIGRVFLGLGVGFANQAVPLFLSELAPVKIRGALNICFQLFVTIGILIANVVNYFTGKIHPHGFRISLGLAGLPALMLGLGSLVIVETPTSLVERNKPEEGRAVLKKIRGADNVDLEFDSIVHACEIARQVTDPYRRLMKRPSRPPLVIAILLQIFQQFTGINAIMFYAPVLFQTVGFGDDASLLSSVITGSVNVLCTMVSVVAVDRAGRRILLLESCVQMLVTQTIIGIILMKDLKATGDLPSGEALIVVVMVCVFVGGFAWSWGPLGWLIPSETFPLETRTAGYSFAVSSNMLCTFIIAQAFLSMLCKMQAGIFFFFAAWIIVMMLFAFFFIPETKGVPVDVMVDKVWKQHWFWRRFFDEEGDEHVKEQPDLIPPYMT, from the exons ATGCCAGCCGTTGTAATTGCTTCTGATGGTGATATGCCGGAGTTCGAAGGCAAGATAACATTTACGGTAATCGTATGTGTGATGATTGCAGCTTGTGGAGGTCTCATGTTTGGCTATGATATTGGAGTTTCAGGTAATACacttttttttccccttcaGTACGCATCTGTTTGCATGCGAACAATCAATGGTTGTTTTTGTTATGTGGAATTTGCAGGTGGGGTTACAGCCATGGATGACTTCTTGGAAAAATTCTTTCCTGCTGTTTATGAAAGAAAGAAACATGCCCACGAAAACAACTACTGCAAATACGATAATCAATTTCTCCAATTGTTCACATCTTCCTTGTATATTGCGGCTCTAATAGCCAGCTTTTTCGCTTCAAGAACTTGCACAAAATATGGCAGGAAGCCAACCATGCAGCTTGCTTCTATTTTCTTCGTAATTGGAGTTGCTCTAAGTGCCTTGGGAGTCAACATCGAAATGGTAATCATTGGGAGAGTTTTTCTCGGCTTGGGAGTTGGATTTGCCAATCAA GCAGTTCCTCTGTTTCTATCAGAGCTAGCTCCTGTCAAGATCCGAGGAGCACTAAACATTTGCTTCCAACTCTTTGTAACAATTGGAATCTTGATTGCCAATGTGGTTAACTACTTCACTGGAAAAATCCATCCACATGGTTTTAGAATTTCTCTTGGACTTGCAGGCCTACCAGCTTTAATGCTAGGACTAGGTTCATTAGTTATCGTGGAGACTCCAACGAGTCTTGTGGAGCGCAATAAACCAGAAGAGGGTAGGGCAGTGCTTAAGAAGATCAGAGGCGCAGACAATGTTGATCTTGAATTTGATTCCATAGTGCATGCCTGTGAGATTGCTAGGCAAGTAACCGACCCATATCGTAGACTCATGAAGAGGCCAAGCAGGCCACCACTAGTGATAGCCATCTTGCTACAAATATTCCAGCAATTCACAGGGATCAATGCCATTATGTTCTATGCACCTGTTCTCTTCCAGACTGTAGGATTTGGAGATGACGCTTCTTTGCTTTCATCTGTTATAACTGGCAGTGTCAATGTTCTATGCACTATGGTTTCAGTCGTCGCTGTAGATAGAGCTGGCAGGAGGATTCTGCTGCTTGAATCTTGTGTGCAAATGCTCGTTACCCAG ACTATCATTGGAATTATCCTGATGAAGGATTTGAAAGCTACCGGCGATCTACCAAGTGGAGAAGCTTTAATTGTGGTGGTCATGGTGTGTGTATTCGTTGGTGGGTTTGCATGGTCATGGGGGCCTCTAGGTTGGTTAATTCCAAGCGAGACTTTCCCTCTTGAAACAAGAACAGCTGGGTACTCTTTCGCTGTGAGCTCTAACATGCTCTGCACCTTCATCATCGCACAAGCTTTCTTGTCGATGTTGTGCAAAATGCAAGCAgggatcttcttcttctttgcagCTTGGATCATTGTAATGATGTTGTTCGCCTTCTTTTTCATCCCGGAGACAAAGGGCGTCCCTGTAGATGTCATGGTTGATAAAGTATGGAAGCAACATTGGTTCTGGCGTAGATTTTTTGATGAAGAGGGAGATGAACACGTCAAGGAACAGCCTGACCTCATTCCTCCATACATGACATGA